The DNA region GATATAGTTTTGTCCATATGGCTGCGGTTTAAACTGCTAAGCTTAAAGTCTTACCCTCTTGTAATAGTTGGGTAAAGGTATTTGCAGGTAGAGGACGGCTGAAGTAGTAGCCTTGCACTTCGTCACAGCCTTTAGTTTGTAAGTAATCTAATTGTTCCTGGCTTTCGACACCTTCAGCAATCACGCTTAGGTTGAGACTATGCGCAAGCGAAATAATTGCATCGACGATCGCCGCATCATCAGAGTTTACTACCAAGTCACACACAAAAGATTGGTCAATTTTAAGTGTATGAATCGGAAATCGTTTGAGATAGTTTAACGAAGAATAACCGGTACCGAAGTCATCAACCGAAAGCACAATCCCCATGTTATGCAATTGTTGCATAACGTTGATCGATTGTTGAATGTTATCTACCATCAAACTTTCAGTTAATTCGAGTTCAAGATAATTAGGATCTAAACCTGTTGCATCTAGAACTTGAGTTACGGTTTCAACTAAGTTTTGTTGCTTGAATTGACGCGCTGATAAATTAACTGCTATTTTCAATGCTGGAAATCCTTGAGCTTGCCATGCGAGGCTTTGCGCGCAAGCAGTACGTAATACCCATTCGCCAATCGGAACAATCAAGCCGGTTTCTTCAGCAATCGGAATGAATTTTGCTGGAGATACCAATCCACGTGTGGGGTTTTGCCAGCGAATTAGCGTTTCTACGCCAATAATACGTCCGCTATGCAGGGAAACTTGCGGTTGATAGTGCAGTAGGAGTTCCCCGCGATCGAGTGCGTAGTAAAGTTCACTTTCTAACGCTAATCGTTCTTGTAAACCGTTATTGATATCGGTCGAATAAAACTGATAATTTGACCCTTGCCTTTGTGCTTGATGCATTGCTGTATCAGCATGGCTGACAAGATGTTCAGCATTCGTGCTGTCATTAGGATAGATCGCGATACCTAAACTAGCGCCAGTACTAATTTCTTGCTGATTGATCGTAAAAGTTCTAGCAGAAGCATCACAGATTTTTTCAGCTAAGGTCACAATGTCGTCAACAGTGCGCAGGTGAGTTTGGACAATTGCGAACGTGTTACTGCCAAGCCGTGCCAATATGTCATTGTCACTCATGCAACTTGCAAACCTTTGCGCCGCATTTCTCAATAGAACATCACCCGCGTGATAACCCAAAGTATCATTAATTCTTTTGAGGCGATTTAAGCGCAGTAGAATGATTGCCAACATCTGGTGGCTATTTTGGGCTTGTGCTACCGCTTGTTGCAAGCGATCGCGAAACAAATCACGGTTTGGTAATCCTGTCAAATCATCATAGTCTGCCATATAGTTGATGACTTGATCGAGTTTTTTCAGCGTATGTGCTGTATCTGCCATTAAAATTCCAGCTTCATCTGTAAACTCTGTTGGCAAATTTGGTAGTTCTTTGTGGAGTAAGTATTTTCTTAACTCTAAAAAGGTGAGTGTTATTGGTGCTAGTAAATTGTGTAATGCGTATAGTGTCAGTGCTGTACCTATTAAAGTTGCTACTAGCGCAATGACTATGATGCGCAACTTCAATTGCAGCCCAAAAGATGTTGAGTTAACAAAATAAATAAGTAAAGATAAAAGTGGTATATGCGTGCCTATAAAGGCAATTACCATAATCTTGCCTTTATAACTTTTTAATAAAGGAAGGCGTGATAAAAATGAGTATAATTGGAGGTTAGGAGAACGCATTTTTGCAATCATTCCTATATTTTATG from Chroogloeocystis siderophila 5.2 s.c.1 includes:
- a CDS encoding putative bifunctional diguanylate cyclase/phosphodiesterase; translated protein: MVIAFIGTHIPLLSLLIYFVNSTSFGLQLKLRIIVIALVATLIGTALTLYALHNLLAPITLTFLELRKYLLHKELPNLPTEFTDEAGILMADTAHTLKKLDQVINYMADYDDLTGLPNRDLFRDRLQQAVAQAQNSHQMLAIILLRLNRLKRINDTLGYHAGDVLLRNAAQRFASCMSDNDILARLGSNTFAIVQTHLRTVDDIVTLAEKICDASARTFTINQQEISTGASLGIAIYPNDSTNAEHLVSHADTAMHQAQRQGSNYQFYSTDINNGLQERLALESELYYALDRGELLLHYQPQVSLHSGRIIGVETLIRWQNPTRGLVSPAKFIPIAEETGLIVPIGEWVLRTACAQSLAWQAQGFPALKIAVNLSARQFKQQNLVETVTQVLDATGLDPNYLELELTESLMVDNIQQSINVMQQLHNMGIVLSVDDFGTGYSSLNYLKRFPIHTLKIDQSFVCDLVVNSDDAAIVDAIISLAHSLNLSVIAEGVESQEQLDYLQTKGCDEVQGYYFSRPLPANTFTQLLQEGKTLSLAV